The Anolis carolinensis isolate JA03-04 chromosome 2, rAnoCar3.1.pri, whole genome shotgun sequence genome has a window encoding:
- the LOC100553558 gene encoding aquaporin-5: MRNEFYTLAFFRAATAEFLATMIFVLLGVGSALKWPSALPGILQISLAFGLAIATLVQSLGHISGAHINPAVTVALLTAQKISVLRAVAYIVAQLVGAIAGAGVIHQLTPPEIHGGLAVNALQNNTSAGVAVVVELILTFLLVLCVFASTDSRRTDKVGSPALSIGLSVTAGHILGIYFTGCSMNPARSFGPAVIMRNFQHHWVFWVGPLAGGILASLIYNVILFPDTRNLAERISVLKGTYNRNIEYEERNDQRCSTELVHKF; this comes from the exons ATGAGGAATGAATTCTATACACTGGCTTTCTTCAGAGCCGCGACAGCAGAGTTCTTGGCCACCATGATCTTTGTGCTCCTTGGAGTGGGCTCCGCCTTGAAGTGGCCCTCTGCCCTCCCAGGCATCCTGCAGATTTCACTGGCCTTTGGCTTGGCCATAGCCACCCTCGTCCAATCGCTGGGCCACATCAGCGGGGCACACATCAACCCAGCGGTGACGGTGGCTCTCCTCACTGCACAGAAGATTTCGGTGCTACGAGCTGTGGCCTACATCGTAGCTCAGCTTGTAGGGGCGATAGCTGGTGCAGGGGTGATTCACCAGTTGACCCCACCGGAGATCCATGGAGGACTGGCTGTAAATGCG CTGCAGAACAACACATCAGCTGGGGTGGCGGTAGTAGTGGAGCTAATTCTGACCTTCCTCCTGGTCCTCTGTGTCTTTGCCTCAACTGACAGCCGCCGAACTGATAAAGTGGGCTCTCCAGCACTATCTATTGGTCTGTCAGTCACAGCTGGCCATATCTTAGGG ATCTATTTCACTGGCTGCTCTATGAATCCTGCACGGTCTTTTGGTCCAGCTGTCATCATGAGAAACTTTCAGCATCACTGG GTGTTCTGGGTGGGACCTTTGGCAGGAGGCATCTTAGCTTCTCTGATCTACAATGTCATCCTTTTTCCTGATACCAGAAACCTTGCTGAGAGGATTTCTGTCCTAAAAGGGACCTACAATCGTAATATTGAGTATGAGGAGAGGAATGACCAGAGATGCTCAACAGAACTGGTGCACAAGTTCTAA